In Spirobacillus cienkowskii, a genomic segment contains:
- the folP gene encoding dihydropteroate synthase, with amino-acid sequence MCLTGAEKFKEICEDKQPVWMGIVNLTPDSFSDGGKFNTKQNAIQKAISLVKHGAHIIDFGGVSTRPFSQCIEPKIELERVYDIIKSVRNILPSKVLISIDSFSPIVMNELAKDSLIDIINDQFSSRRVENIEIENITKNRNAAQVAAYYDLGYIIMHMQGIPKTMQLDPQYYNCSQQVYDFLLERMQYVQSEGVKFLALDPGIGFGKSLEHNIELLSEPFIKKLTNLNAPILIGVSRKSFIGMVHQELNNPLLRDEMSKKYEMQSIASGAKIIRTHVMPEELGLT; translated from the coding sequence ATGTGTTTGACTGGTGCAGAAAAATTTAAAGAAATTTGTGAAGACAAACAACCGGTTTGGATGGGGATTGTTAACTTAACTCCAGATAGTTTTAGTGATGGTGGTAAATTTAATACGAAACAAAATGCCATTCAAAAAGCAATCAGCTTGGTTAAGCATGGCGCTCATATCATTGATTTTGGTGGTGTTTCTACAAGACCATTTTCGCAATGCATTGAGCCTAAAATTGAACTCGAAAGGGTTTATGATATTATTAAATCCGTTAGAAATATTTTACCATCAAAGGTCTTAATTAGTATTGATAGTTTTTCTCCTATTGTCATGAATGAACTCGCTAAAGATAGTTTGATAGATATTATTAACGATCAGTTTTCTTCTAGACGTGTAGAAAACATTGAAATCGAAAATATTACAAAAAATAGAAATGCAGCTCAAGTTGCGGCATATTATGATCTCGGTTATATCATTATGCATATGCAGGGAATTCCAAAAACAATGCAGCTTGATCCGCAATATTATAATTGTTCACAGCAAGTGTACGACTTTTTATTAGAAAGAATGCAATATGTGCAAAGCGAGGGTGTAAAATTTCTTGCTTTAGATCCAGGAATTGGATTTGGTAAATCTCTAGAACATAATATAGAACTTTTATCTGAACCATTTATTAAAAAATTAACAAACTTAAATGCCCCAATTTTAATTGGAGTATCAAGAAAATCTTTTATTGGTATGGTTCATCAAGAGCTTAATAACCCTTTATTACGTGATGAAATGTCTAAAAAATATGAGATGCAAAGCATTGCGAGTGGTGCTAAAATAATTAGAACGCATGTTATGCCAGAAGAATTAGGCTTAACATAA
- a CDS encoding HAD family acid phosphatase gives MDANELWHKIQTQIDTIKQETDAAHHPVLQRACDSIKQAIDIFFSEQVAMGLPHPHPRSRIYRSEPRTWDIRDSTSKEILDLILKKCKKSKKPPACVFDLDGTLFDVGYRTIGILKEWLSSDSPLNFDKSLIQKISKINYNHVGYSLSHLFENSGFDLRNQQVMSIFSSIERMWKKKFFDGASLVKYDQILENSNEYVRLINNKNIDVFYLTGRYEKTMRSGTLEQLNKFNFPFVEEKVILKNNPFADDQLFKAEEVKKISEKYNIVGNFENEYLNLAFMALEANNAVNVIVDSQHSGRLTPVLEIPIYRISGFDSY, from the coding sequence ATGGACGCTAATGAGCTTTGGCATAAAATACAAACACAAATAGACACAATTAAGCAAGAAACTGATGCTGCACATCATCCTGTTTTGCAAAGAGCATGTGATTCTATTAAACAGGCTATCGATATATTTTTTAGTGAACAAGTTGCAATGGGACTTCCCCACCCCCATCCACGCAGTCGAATTTATCGCTCAGAGCCAAGAACTTGGGATATTCGAGATTCTACATCTAAAGAAATTTTAGATCTTATCTTAAAAAAATGTAAAAAATCTAAAAAACCACCCGCATGTGTTTTTGATTTAGATGGTACTTTATTTGATGTGGGTTATAGAACTATTGGTATTTTAAAAGAATGGTTGAGCTCAGATTCACCGTTAAATTTTGATAAAAGTTTAATTCAAAAAATTTCTAAAATTAATTATAATCATGTTGGTTATAGTTTATCTCATTTATTTGAAAATTCGGGATTTGACTTACGTAATCAGCAAGTAATGAGTATTTTTTCTTCTATTGAACGGATGTGGAAGAAAAAATTTTTTGATGGAGCGTCTCTTGTAAAATACGATCAAATTTTAGAAAATTCTAATGAGTATGTAAGGTTAATTAATAATAAAAATATTGATGTTTTTTATTTAACTGGAAGATATGAAAAGACAATGCGATCCGGTACCTTAGAGCAATTAAATAAATTTAATTTTCCTTTTGTAGAAGAAAAAGTAATTTTAAAAAATAACCCTTTTGCTGATGATCAGTTATTTAAAGCAGAAGAAGTTAAAAAAATATCAGAAAAATATAATATTGTAGGTAATTTTGAAAACGAATATTTAAATTTAGCATTTATGGCATTAGAAGCAAATAATGCAGTGAATGTGATTGTGGATTCGCAGCACTCAGGACGTCTTACTCCAGTATTAGAAATTCCTATTTACAGGATTTCTGGGTTTGACTCATATTGA
- a CDS encoding transposase: MITTYHYRIKDSGKANRVLSQMSRSVNMVWNFCKQTQQDALKNKSVKLIDDKKSGEKISIPYFFSSSEMDRLVAGSSKELGLHSQTVQAISQEYITRRKQFKTLLRWRGKKSLGWVPFKSSAIKIHDGKISYNKNEFSFWNSRELPEDAKIKTGSFCQDKSGHWYLNIAFESELIRIKRDEDKEIGIDIGIKTLATCSNGEKIDRPNLRKNALKKLRYLKRCQRFAQRKQSKSKKYHSLPKSKQERKLHVKVANIRQDYLHKESTKLVKKCSLIVVGDVPCKFMNRNKKLAGISLDSGIGMFKNMLKYKAIRAASIYKEISERDSTRTCSKCSEILPRIGLGVRTWTCEKCNTIHDRDVNASINILNAYKNMFPIGHDRPTRTKKNSS, encoded by the coding sequence ATGATAACAACATATCACTACAGAATTAAAGATTCAGGGAAAGCAAATAGAGTGCTATCTCAAATGTCTCGTTCTGTAAATATGGTATGGAATTTTTGTAAACAAACTCAACAAGATGCTCTTAAAAATAAATCCGTTAAATTAATAGATGATAAAAAATCGGGTGAAAAAATTTCTATTCCGTATTTTTTTTCATCTTCAGAAATGGATAGATTAGTTGCAGGAAGTTCAAAAGAACTAGGTCTTCATTCTCAAACAGTTCAGGCTATTTCACAAGAATACATCACACGTAGAAAACAATTTAAAACACTCTTGCGTTGGCGTGGTAAAAAATCTCTCGGATGGGTACCATTTAAATCATCTGCAATTAAAATTCATGATGGAAAAATATCCTATAATAAGAATGAATTTTCTTTTTGGAATTCAAGAGAACTACCAGAAGATGCAAAAATAAAAACAGGCTCATTTTGTCAAGATAAGAGCGGTCATTGGTATTTAAATATTGCATTTGAAAGTGAATTAATCAGAATTAAAAGGGATGAAGACAAAGAAATTGGAATTGATATTGGAATAAAAACTCTTGCAACATGTTCAAATGGTGAAAAGATTGATAGACCAAACTTAAGAAAAAATGCTTTAAAAAAACTTCGCTATTTAAAAAGATGCCAACGATTTGCACAAAGAAAACAATCAAAAAGTAAAAAATATCATTCTCTTCCAAAGTCAAAACAAGAAAGAAAACTGCATGTAAAAGTAGCCAATATAAGACAAGACTATTTGCATAAAGAATCTACAAAACTTGTTAAAAAATGTTCCCTTATTGTTGTAGGTGATGTTCCTTGTAAATTCATGAATCGCAATAAAAAACTAGCAGGAATATCACTCGATTCGGGAATAGGGATGTTTAAAAATATGTTGAAGTACAAAGCCATTAGAGCTGCTTCAATATACAAAGAAATTTCAGAAAGAGATTCAACTCGGACGTGCTCAAAGTGTAGTGAAATACTACCACGGATCGGGCTTGGAGTAAGAACATGGACTTGTGAAAAGTGCAATACGATCCATGATCGTGATGTCAATGCGAGTATAAACATACTCAACGCATACAAGAACATGTTCCCTATCGGGCATGATAGGCCGACTCGTACAAAGAAAAATTCTAGCTAG
- the tnpA gene encoding IS200/IS605 family transposase, with protein MELDSNNHSVFSLNYHLILVIKYRKKVLTNQKMLLRLREIAEYIGISHNVKIKEMNGETDHVHFLLRTKPNCELSKYINAMKSATSRLLKKEFPEIKKKLWEESFWTTSYCLVSVGSAPINVLKRYIKSQGGVEH; from the coding sequence ATTGAGTTAGATTCTAATAATCATTCTGTATTTAGTTTAAACTATCATTTGATTTTGGTTATTAAATATAGAAAAAAAGTTTTAACAAATCAAAAAATGTTATTGCGACTTAGAGAAATTGCAGAATATATTGGGATAAGCCACAATGTAAAAATTAAGGAAATGAATGGGGAAACTGATCATGTTCATTTTTTGCTTAGAACAAAACCAAACTGTGAACTTTCTAAATATATAAATGCGATGAAATCGGCTACAAGTAGACTTCTTAAAAAGGAATTTCCTGAAATCAAAAAAAAACTTTGGGAAGAATCTTTTTGGACAACATCTTATTGCTTAGTAAGTGTAGGCAGTGCTCCTATAAATGTTCTGAAAAGGTATATTAAAAGCCAAGGTGGAGTTGAGCATTAA
- a CDS encoding leucine-rich repeat domain-containing protein yields MPHINFKNFLLYLSCILLCNSCNNNYNSSNNIEQILAKSNVVLNSNYLECNKFNVKESDFKTNEEYNSFIEIISLLENRNKFLENKKFTLNEIENEIKFFYNLSNEYGDKIEIIDNPEVDNMISCNLQNYFHKLNDHLSIFQNRIIYLIPQKDGTSVGKISRNNDGEKTLGGATGNLAELSDFYIDHKNLKLKDDYLAYNFLNKKSNDEVCKTLELITDGNKVKGSKFPNTVTTATPCEIEVRNSLDGALESTFTVLLNHTYRYWCQTDTKLPAYKTAQAAGLCDKTDQEIKYTFKISMDITDSPNADENKIEDISPLSGFYSLTKLSLDNNKISVLQPHLLDDLLLLSDFIISRNKLTSLPVGIFDNFAILETLYLSGNDFNSISNNLLHKIKYLDYFGIDTTFLNKISDSFFKSNNNLNTVIITEYSNLSKIPAKLFDGVTIGKCIKFYCIGTCDIPNELDTKLTTELQLERVSTDYLVKYINKNNLESCD; encoded by the coding sequence ATGCCACATATAAATTTTAAAAATTTTTTATTATATTTATCATGTATTTTATTATGCAATTCATGCAATAATAATTATAATTCAAGTAATAATATTGAACAAATTTTAGCTAAAAGCAATGTTGTACTTAATTCTAATTATTTAGAATGTAATAAATTTAATGTGAAAGAAAGTGATTTTAAAACCAATGAAGAATACAATTCATTTATTGAAATAATTTCATTACTAGAAAATAGAAACAAATTCTTAGAAAACAAAAAATTCACACTAAATGAAATTGAAAATGAAATTAAATTTTTTTATAATTTATCAAACGAATATGGTGATAAAATAGAAATTATAGATAATCCTGAAGTTGATAATATGATTTCTTGTAATCTTCAAAATTATTTTCATAAATTAAATGATCATTTATCAATTTTTCAAAATAGAATTATTTATCTTATTCCACAAAAAGATGGAACTAGCGTTGGAAAAATATCACGAAACAATGATGGAGAAAAAACGTTAGGTGGAGCAACTGGAAATTTAGCAGAATTGAGTGATTTTTATATTGATCATAAAAACTTAAAATTAAAAGATGATTATTTAGCATATAATTTTTTAAATAAAAAATCAAATGACGAAGTATGCAAAACACTTGAGTTAATCACAGATGGCAATAAAGTAAAAGGCTCAAAATTTCCAAACACAGTGACTACCGCTACTCCTTGTGAGATTGAAGTTCGTAATAGTTTAGATGGCGCTTTAGAAAGCACATTCACTGTCCTATTAAATCATACATATAGGTATTGGTGTCAAACAGATACAAAACTGCCTGCATACAAAACAGCACAAGCTGCTGGGTTGTGTGACAAAACAGATCAAGAAATTAAATATACTTTTAAAATATCAATGGATATTACTGATTCACCAAACGCAGATGAAAATAAAATCGAGGATATAAGTCCACTATCAGGTTTTTATTCATTAACTAAATTAAGTTTAGATAATAATAAAATAAGTGTATTACAACCCCATTTGTTGGATGATTTGTTATTGTTAAGTGATTTTATAATTAGTAGAAATAAATTAACTTCTTTACCTGTTGGTATTTTTGATAATTTTGCAATACTTGAAACATTGTATTTGTCAGGTAATGATTTTAATAGCATATCTAATAATTTATTACATAAAATTAAATATTTGGATTATTTTGGTATTGACACTACTTTTTTAAATAAAATTTCAGATAGTTTTTTTAAAAGCAACAATAACTTAAACACTGTTATTATTACAGAATATAGCAATTTATCTAAGATTCCAGCAAAATTATTTGATGGCGTTACTATAGGAAAATGTATTAAATTTTACTGTATTGGAACATGCGATATTCCTAATGAATTAGATACAAAATTAACAACAGAATTACAATTAGAAAGAGTAAGTACAGATTATTTAGTAAAATATATAAATAAAAACAATTTAGAAAGTTGCGACTAA
- a CDS encoding SDR family oxidoreductase: protein MKILLTGGTGYIAKRLLPVLLNKKYSVICCVRDKKRFNEKKYNSNNLKVIEVDFLDKLSLNKIPNDIDIAFYLIHSMATNTKNFEELEKKSANNFKEKIQNTKVKQVIYLSGLINEVTLSKHLASRKNVENILSQGTYALTTLRAGIIVGSGSASFEIMRDLVEKLPIMITPEWLNTKTQPIAIKNVLDYLCGVIGKKETYDKSYDIGGPDILSYKNMLLIFAKFRKLHRKIFVVPIMTPKISSYWLYFVTATSYPLAKNLVESMKNETICKEANLNKLIKINLIDYKTSIKLAFNKIEQNQVLSSWKDALTSELFSDGISQYLEVPSDGCFTDIRKKKSENVGVSLEKIWSIGGQNGWYSGNMLWKIRGFIDQIFGGVGLRRGRKSQTELSTGEALDFWRVLVADKANRRLLLYAEMKLPGEAWLEFKINKNNIIVQTATFRPLGLFGRIYWYTVFPFHSYIFNGMIKFLSKK, encoded by the coding sequence ATGAAAATATTACTGACAGGCGGAACAGGTTATATTGCTAAAAGATTACTTCCTGTTTTATTAAATAAAAAATATTCTGTAATCTGTTGCGTAAGAGATAAAAAAAGATTTAATGAAAAAAAATACAATTCAAATAATCTTAAAGTTATTGAAGTTGATTTTTTAGATAAATTATCTTTAAATAAAATTCCAAATGATATAGATATTGCATTTTATTTAATTCATTCAATGGCTACAAATACAAAAAACTTCGAAGAACTAGAAAAAAAATCTGCTAATAATTTTAAGGAAAAAATTCAAAATACTAAGGTCAAGCAAGTCATTTATTTAAGCGGACTTATTAATGAAGTCACTTTATCTAAACATTTAGCATCCAGAAAAAATGTAGAAAATATTCTTTCTCAAGGAACATATGCCTTAACTACCCTGCGAGCAGGAATTATTGTTGGATCAGGTAGTGCTTCTTTTGAAATCATGAGAGATTTGGTTGAAAAATTACCAATAATGATTACACCAGAGTGGCTAAACACAAAAACACAGCCGATAGCAATTAAAAATGTTCTAGATTACCTTTGTGGTGTTATAGGAAAAAAAGAAACATATGATAAAAGTTACGATATTGGAGGACCAGATATACTTTCCTATAAAAACATGTTATTAATCTTTGCTAAATTTAGAAAATTGCATAGAAAAATATTTGTTGTTCCTATTATGACACCAAAAATTTCTTCTTATTGGCTTTATTTTGTAACAGCAACATCATACCCTCTTGCTAAAAATCTTGTAGAAAGCATGAAAAACGAAACAATCTGTAAAGAAGCAAATTTAAATAAATTAATAAAAATAAATCTAATTGACTATAAAACATCTATTAAGTTGGCGTTCAATAAAATAGAACAAAACCAAGTTCTTTCAAGCTGGAAAGACGCTTTAACCAGTGAATTATTTAGTGATGGAATTTCTCAATATTTGGAAGTACCAAGTGATGGATGCTTTACAGACATTCGTAAAAAAAAGAGCGAAAATGTGGGAGTCTCGCTTGAAAAAATATGGTCAATTGGAGGTCAAAATGGATGGTATTCTGGTAACATGCTCTGGAAAATAAGGGGTTTTATTGATCAAATATTTGGCGGTGTGGGCCTGCGTAGAGGAAGAAAAAGTCAAACAGAATTATCAACAGGGGAAGCTTTAGATTTTTGGCGCGTTTTGGTTGCAGATAAGGCAAATAGAAGATTGCTTCTTTATGCAGAAATGAAATTGCCAGGAGAAGCCTGGTTAGAATTTAAAATAAATAAAAATAATATAATAGTTCAAACAGCAACGTTTAGACCGTTAGGTCTATTTGGTCGTATTTATTGGTACACAGTATTTCCATTTCACAGCTATATTTTTAATGGGATGATAAAATTTTTATCAAAAAAATAA
- a CDS encoding SdpI family protein — MEIYIDNILHIFSYFIIIGIAQLSKDSEPNKVFGYRSKTAFKSKKNWRVLNLYFCYYLTITQNIFLILNIFFVILKMYLSEHKLFVEFSHGFLAFYIVFSIIFVIIKIKRIEKKLNLIQNTKL, encoded by the coding sequence ATAGAAATATACATAGATAATATATTACATATTTTTAGTTACTTTATAATAATAGGAATTGCGCAACTGTCTAAAGATAGTGAACCCAATAAAGTATTTGGTTATAGATCAAAAACTGCTTTTAAATCAAAAAAGAACTGGAGAGTATTAAACCTATATTTTTGCTATTATCTTACTATTACTCAGAATATTTTTTTAATTTTAAATATATTTTTTGTTATTTTAAAAATGTATTTAAGTGAACACAAATTATTTGTAGAATTTTCTCATGGATTTTTAGCTTTTTATATTGTTTTTTCTATTATATTTGTTATTATAAAAATAAAGCGTATTGAAAAAAAATTAAACCTTATACAAAATACTAAATTATAA
- a CDS encoding IS982 family transposase: MDWQSQLITVYLTTCDFFSQLSPTSFLKISPNSNPSFTDQEVTTIYIFGVLMKQKNIKAIFNFTKNFIPNWFPHLPSYEGFLSRLNSLSKLFPELANFILKNNKFKIPKTKSKPFILIDSLPIILTTGFRAHKCNTANDISAIGYCSSKDKFYYGLKLHLAALFQNKKLAAPIDFKITPAATHDLTAVKNDLLNFKHSQIFADRAYCDKSTKKNLNQINSKLHTPIKLSRNKKTLSSDEKVYSKSVSSIRQSIEILFNWLIESSGIQIASKVRSTKGLIVHVFGRFSACLFNYLFKF; the protein is encoded by the coding sequence ATGGACTGGCAGAGCCAACTCATCACTGTATACCTTACTACCTGCGATTTCTTTTCTCAACTCTCTCCAACCTCTTTTTTAAAAATTAGTCCAAACTCAAATCCCTCGTTCACAGACCAAGAAGTCACCACTATTTACATCTTTGGAGTTTTAATGAAACAAAAAAATATAAAAGCTATTTTTAACTTCACTAAAAATTTTATTCCAAACTGGTTTCCTCACTTGCCTTCTTATGAAGGATTTTTGTCAAGACTTAATAGCTTAAGTAAACTCTTTCCTGAACTTGCAAACTTTATTTTAAAAAATAATAAATTTAAAATCCCTAAAACAAAATCCAAACCTTTTATTCTTATTGACTCTTTACCTATTATACTCACAACTGGTTTTCGGGCGCACAAGTGCAATACTGCAAACGATATTTCTGCTATTGGCTATTGCTCTTCAAAAGATAAATTTTACTATGGGTTAAAACTTCATCTCGCTGCTTTGTTTCAAAATAAAAAACTTGCCGCACCTATTGATTTTAAAATCACACCCGCCGCAACTCACGACTTAACTGCTGTTAAGAATGATCTTTTAAACTTCAAACATTCGCAAATCTTTGCCGATCGTGCTTACTGTGACAAATCAACTAAAAAAAACTTGAATCAAATAAACTCTAAATTACACACACCAATTAAACTCTCTCGGAATAAAAAAACTCTTTCTAGTGATGAGAAAGTTTATTCTAAATCTGTTAGCTCTATTCGGCAGTCCATTGAAATCCTTTTTAACTGGTTAATTGAATCCAGCGGTATTCAAATCGCATCAAAAGTTCGATCGACTAAAGGCCTTATCGTCCATGTTTTCGGACGATTTTCTGCCTGCCTGTTTAACTACTTATTCAAATTCTAA
- a CDS encoding cysteine dioxygenase family protein, which produces MNNKILSIINCINIQKNICIKDIKKIFDSDEYRLNLDDVMPYLTDPCENPYNRKVIYNSDLYELILMTWKKEKYCLPHDHGISEGLAFVLNGNVKNVSLNLIDKTLNILEFKKGDSLIIHKNLIHAMKSIGTETLVTMHFYTPSISNMRVFDVKNKKQCIVNDSCGAWWPKDENQIIKFENFDKRMLIFSDLFIDEN; this is translated from the coding sequence ATGAACAATAAGATTTTGTCAATAATTAATTGTATAAATATCCAAAAAAATATTTGCATTAAAGATATAAAAAAAATATTTGATTCAGATGAATATAGATTAAATTTGGATGATGTAATGCCATACTTAACAGATCCTTGCGAAAATCCTTATAATAGAAAGGTTATTTATAATTCTGATTTGTATGAGCTCATTTTAATGACTTGGAAAAAAGAAAAATACTGCTTACCTCATGATCATGGAATTTCAGAAGGATTAGCTTTTGTATTAAATGGGAATGTTAAAAACGTAAGTCTAAATTTAATAGACAAAACATTAAATATTCTAGAATTTAAAAAAGGAGATAGTTTAATAATTCATAAAAACTTAATTCATGCTATGAAATCAATAGGAACAGAAACACTAGTCACAATGCATTTCTATACACCAAGTATTTCTAATATGAGAGTGTTTGATGTAAAGAATAAAAAACAATGTATTGTCAATGATAGTTGTGGGGCATGGTGGCCAAAAGATGAGAATCAAATTATAAAATTTGAAAATTTTGATAAAAGAATGTTGATCTTTTCAGATCTATTTATTGATGAGAATTAA
- a CDS encoding ATP-grasp domain-containing protein, with protein MSVRYLVLLGADQFLRERMIVAALRNFNCKVIAIVKNNVYLKNRFLDDLLQADPTNSAECIQALQSFLLLKPGSIIGIVPCNDWTLLAATNISNFFKLPSLSLDTVIKSRDKFKMKNAFLQSDLPIPRIFEFKNFDELNFLAKKLNYPVVIKPKDFGGSGGVIKVNSEEELFSAFKHCSEILNQYFEIFNISKEEYVVEEYISAKDEISVEIFVQNNEKHVIAVTDKYLGEEPWFAEIGHVVPSIYTNSNLVNDIAIKAVDALGIDKGMCHVEMRITPNNNVYLMEVGARPGGDGIMDLVERVYNINPYYLHIAAWLGEKVNFDNIKLTEPQGSAAIAFLKAPVGKILKINPLNNYPKEMLSLYVNAKIGDISENATCWRSREGIAEFYWNKKFDRKITDHLELANKISNEIFEVEKL; from the coding sequence ATGTCTGTAAGATATTTAGTACTTTTGGGTGCAGATCAATTTTTGCGTGAAAGAATGATTGTTGCAGCCTTACGAAACTTTAATTGTAAGGTTATTGCAATAGTAAAAAACAATGTTTATTTAAAAAATCGATTTTTAGATGACTTATTGCAAGCAGATCCTACAAATAGTGCAGAATGTATCCAGGCTTTACAAAGTTTTTTGCTTTTAAAACCTGGATCGATCATAGGTATTGTTCCATGTAATGATTGGACTCTACTAGCGGCTACGAATATTTCAAATTTTTTTAAATTACCTAGTTTAAGTTTAGATACAGTTATAAAGTCTCGCGATAAATTTAAAATGAAAAATGCATTTTTACAAAGTGATTTACCAATTCCTAGAATTTTTGAATTTAAAAATTTTGATGAGCTAAATTTTTTAGCAAAAAAACTAAATTATCCAGTTGTAATTAAACCCAAAGATTTTGGTGGAAGTGGCGGGGTTATAAAAGTAAATTCTGAAGAAGAATTATTTTCTGCATTTAAACATTGTTCTGAAATTTTAAATCAATATTTTGAAATTTTTAATATTTCAAAAGAAGAATATGTGGTAGAAGAATATATTTCTGCAAAAGATGAAATTTCTGTAGAAATATTTGTTCAAAACAATGAAAAGCACGTTATCGCTGTGACTGATAAATACTTAGGCGAAGAACCTTGGTTTGCTGAAATTGGCCATGTTGTGCCTTCAATTTATACTAATAGTAATTTGGTAAATGATATTGCGATTAAAGCGGTTGATGCTTTAGGAATTGATAAAGGTATGTGTCATGTAGAAATGAGAATAACACCAAATAATAATGTTTATCTCATGGAGGTAGGCGCTCGACCAGGTGGTGATGGAATTATGGATCTGGTTGAGCGAGTTTATAATATTAATCCATATTATTTGCATATCGCTGCTTGGCTTGGAGAAAAAGTTAACTTCGACAATATAAAATTAACAGAGCCACAGGGAAGCGCTGCTATTGCTTTTTTAAAAGCTCCAGTGGGTAAAATTTTAAAAATAAATCCTTTAAATAATTATCCTAAAGAAATGCTATCATTGTATGTCAATGCTAAAATTGGTGATATTTCTGAAAATGCAACATGCTGGCGCTCTCGTGAAGGTATTGCTGAATTTTATTGGAATAAAAAATTTGATCGCAAAATAACTGATCATCTAGAACTTGCAAATAAAATTTCAAATGAAATTTTTGAAGTGGAAAAATTATAA